A genomic region of Mitsuaria sp. 7 contains the following coding sequences:
- a CDS encoding XdhC family protein, whose protein sequence is MDNMDLQVLRQVQQWIDADQRVVLGTITRTWGSAPRPVGSIVAVRSDGLITGSVSGGCIEDDLVAKIREGALTLKTPELIRYGVGAEAAQRFGLPCGGTLELMLEPVGAHSAVAPLLERLSRGERVLRTLDRSTGAVSLAEPGEHSRDGADRLVLSDAQLVTHHGPQWRLLIIGAGQMSQYLAQMALALDYQVQVCDPRDDYPWTLIAAPLTREMPDDVVQRLKPDGHTAIVALTHDPKLDDLALMEALRGPAFYVGAIGSRVNQAKRRARLKEHFDLTDAQLDRLHGPVGLHIGARTPPEIALAILAHMTAERYGVQVSSSATPVDGNEAGCVV, encoded by the coding sequence ATGGACAACATGGACCTGCAGGTGCTGCGCCAGGTGCAGCAATGGATAGACGCCGACCAGCGCGTGGTGCTCGGCACCATCACGCGGACCTGGGGCTCGGCGCCGCGGCCGGTCGGGTCTATCGTCGCGGTGCGCTCGGACGGGCTGATCACCGGCTCGGTATCCGGCGGCTGCATCGAGGACGACCTGGTCGCGAAGATCCGCGAAGGCGCGCTGACCCTGAAGACGCCGGAGCTGATCCGCTACGGCGTCGGCGCAGAGGCAGCGCAGCGTTTCGGCCTGCCCTGCGGCGGCACGCTGGAGCTGATGCTGGAGCCGGTCGGTGCGCACTCGGCGGTCGCGCCGCTGCTGGAGCGGCTGTCGCGCGGCGAACGCGTGCTGCGCACGCTCGACCGGTCGACCGGGGCGGTCTCGCTGGCGGAGCCTGGTGAACACTCGCGCGACGGCGCGGACCGGCTGGTCCTGAGCGACGCGCAACTGGTGACGCACCACGGACCGCAATGGCGGCTGCTGATCATCGGCGCGGGGCAGATGAGCCAGTATCTGGCGCAGATGGCGCTGGCGCTCGACTACCAGGTGCAGGTCTGCGATCCGCGCGACGACTACCCGTGGACGCTGATCGCCGCACCGCTGACGCGCGAGATGCCGGACGACGTCGTCCAGCGTTTGAAGCCTGACGGCCACACGGCGATCGTCGCGCTGACGCACGACCCGAAGCTCGACGATCTGGCGCTGATGGAGGCGCTGCGCGGCCCGGCGTTCTACGTCGGCGCGATCGGCTCGCGCGTGAACCAGGCCAAGCGCCGCGCACGGCTGAAGGAGCACTTCGACCTGACGGACGCGCAACTCGATCGGTTGCACGGCCCGGTGGGCCTGCACATCGGCGCCCGCACGCCGCCGGAAATCGCGCTGGCGATCCTGGCGCACATGACCGCGGAGCGGTATGGCGTGCAGGTCAGCAGCAGCGCGACGCCGGTGGATGGGAACGAGGCGGGGTGCGTGGTCTAG
- a CDS encoding acyl-CoA desaturase has product MPFAAPDSLDGHRVHVDAPGDVLVGEVRYSPVKSLWLIANLAGALVGVWYFLSWSAVLVFVLATVTVLLLGHSLGSHRKLIHDSYQTPRWLERLLIWFGVQVGLAGPLGLLRQHELRDFAQRLPDCHPYLRHGVSFWRDGWWQLHCELRLAREPRVELEPRIADDRYLRVLERTWMLQQLPPALLLYAVGGWAFVCWGVCARVCAGVVGHWLIGHFAHNAGGMHHEVEGAAVQGRNIRWTSLLTMGESWHNNHHAFPGSARLGLYPGELDPGWWMLMLFKRLGLAWDFRLPADMPARTELRVIDPMPVASVTTPGPASGPRRVIEAIHSSATDWSMRIRIRSVGGPASHTLHGRSTRFLTQDKQLSN; this is encoded by the coding sequence ATGCCTTTCGCCGCCCCAGATTCCCTCGACGGCCACCGCGTGCATGTCGATGCGCCGGGAGATGTCCTCGTTGGCGAAGTCCGCTACTCGCCGGTGAAGTCGCTCTGGCTGATCGCGAATCTGGCAGGCGCGCTCGTCGGTGTCTGGTACTTCCTGTCCTGGTCCGCCGTGCTGGTGTTCGTGCTGGCCACGGTCACGGTGCTGTTGCTGGGCCACTCGCTCGGCAGCCATCGCAAGCTGATCCACGACAGTTACCAGACGCCGCGCTGGCTGGAACGGCTGCTGATCTGGTTCGGCGTCCAGGTCGGGCTCGCGGGACCGCTGGGACTGTTGCGTCAGCACGAGCTGCGCGACTTCGCGCAGCGCCTGCCCGATTGCCATCCCTACCTGCGCCATGGCGTCTCATTCTGGCGCGACGGTTGGTGGCAGCTGCATTGCGAGCTGCGTCTCGCGCGCGAGCCGCGCGTCGAGCTGGAGCCGCGCATCGCCGATGACCGCTACCTGCGCGTGCTGGAACGCACCTGGATGCTGCAGCAGCTGCCACCCGCGTTGCTGCTGTACGCCGTGGGCGGCTGGGCCTTCGTCTGCTGGGGCGTGTGTGCACGCGTCTGCGCCGGTGTCGTGGGGCACTGGCTGATCGGGCACTTCGCCCACAACGCGGGCGGCATGCATCACGAGGTCGAAGGTGCCGCCGTGCAGGGACGCAACATCCGCTGGACCTCGCTGCTGACGATGGGCGAGAGCTGGCACAACAACCACCATGCCTTCCCTGGCTCCGCGCGATTGGGCCTCTACCCGGGCGAGCTCGACCCGGGCTGGTGGATGCTGATGCTGTTCAAGCGGCTCGGCCTTGCCTGGGACTTCCGGCTGCCGGCGGATATGCCCGCGCGGACCGAGCTTCGCGTCATTGATCCCATGCCGGTGGCGTCAGTGACTACGCCCGGGCCTGCTTCGGGCCCGAGGCGCGTCATTGAAGCGATCCACTCGTCTGCCACAGATTGGTCGATGCGGATTCGAATTCGATCTGTCGGTGGACCTGCAAGCCACACATTGCATGGGCGATCGACGAGGTTCCTGACGCAGGACAAACAGCTGTCGAATTGA
- a CDS encoding DUF6515 family protein, translating into MSSLNKLRWLIPVALALTAGLASAQHHGGGGARVDIGLRLDSRYHHDHYYPAPGYVSRGLPGGAVFVGNRYWYHGGVWYQPWGPSYRVIAPPLGFVVPILPSAYVTLRIGGYPYYYANGAYYTVAAPGPGYVVVAPPPGADAATPAPVAPPRPDPIIYPRNGQSTAQTEADRQECNRWATTQPSSMNDAGVFNRAVEACMDGRGYSMR; encoded by the coding sequence ATGAGCAGCCTGAACAAGCTTCGTTGGTTGATCCCCGTCGCACTGGCCCTGACCGCGGGGCTGGCGTCCGCGCAGCATCACGGCGGCGGCGGGGCGCGTGTCGACATTGGCCTGCGCCTGGACAGCCGCTACCACCATGACCACTACTACCCGGCGCCCGGCTACGTCTCGCGCGGCCTGCCGGGCGGCGCGGTGTTCGTGGGCAACCGCTACTGGTATCACGGCGGCGTCTGGTACCAGCCGTGGGGCCCGAGCTACCGCGTGATCGCCCCGCCGCTGGGCTTCGTGGTGCCCATCCTGCCGAGCGCCTACGTGACCTTGCGCATCGGCGGCTACCCCTACTACTACGCCAACGGCGCGTACTACACGGTGGCTGCGCCGGGACCGGGCTACGTGGTCGTCGCGCCGCCGCCCGGCGCCGATGCGGCGACCCCCGCGCCGGTCGCGCCTCCGCGGCCCGATCCGATCATCTATCCGCGCAACGGACAGTCGACCGCACAGACCGAGGCCGACCGCCAGGAGTGCAACCGCTGGGCGACGACGCAACCCTCGTCGATGAACGACGCCGGCGTGTTCAACCGCGCGGTGGAGGCGTGCATGGACGGGCGCGGGTACAGCATGCGTTGA
- a CDS encoding glutathione S-transferase family protein, protein MIELYYFPSNASFAPHVVLHELGIPFQLRLIDRDKDEHKSPAYLAINPNGLLPAMRDTRSAGGDGAVDSELVLFETAAILLHLADTHPEAGLMPPLGSAERAQAYKWLMWLTNTLQPTVIAYYYPDRFVAPGNTAGSAEVKAQAQVRAGAQLDLLAAEFERHGGPFVLGERYSVLDAFAFMLCRWTRNFADPARSRPALAAFLEGMAQRPALQRAVETEHLPKPWF, encoded by the coding sequence ATGATCGAGCTCTACTACTTCCCCAGCAACGCCAGCTTCGCACCCCACGTCGTCCTGCATGAACTGGGCATCCCGTTCCAGCTGCGGCTCATCGACCGTGACAAGGACGAGCACAAGTCGCCCGCGTATCTCGCGATCAATCCGAACGGCTTGCTGCCGGCGATGCGCGACACGCGCAGCGCCGGAGGCGACGGCGCGGTCGACAGCGAGCTCGTGCTGTTCGAGACCGCCGCGATCCTGCTGCACCTCGCCGACACGCACCCCGAGGCCGGCCTGATGCCGCCGCTGGGCAGCGCCGAGCGCGCGCAGGCCTACAAGTGGCTGATGTGGCTGACCAACACGCTGCAGCCCACCGTCATCGCCTATTACTACCCCGATCGTTTCGTCGCGCCGGGCAACACGGCCGGCAGCGCCGAGGTGAAGGCGCAGGCGCAGGTCCGCGCCGGCGCGCAGCTGGATCTGCTTGCCGCTGAATTCGAGCGCCACGGCGGGCCGTTCGTGCTCGGCGAGCGCTACTCGGTGCTGGACGCCTTCGCGTTCATGCTCTGCCGCTGGACGCGCAACTTCGCCGACCCGGCGCGCAGCCGCCCAGCCCTGGCCGCGTTCCTCGAAGGCATGGCGCAACGCCCGGCGCTGCAACGCGCCGTCGAGACCGAGCACTTGCCCAAACCCTGGTTCTGA